GTAGGGAGATATGCCAATGTGTCGTGAGTTGATTCGAATGGTTCCAGAATTAACAATATTTTGTACTAATTTTGAAATAATTTTTTTATTGTTTGTCCAAAAGGAAGTCCTTAGACCGTATTTGTGAGCATTTATAGTGTCAATCATGAAATTTGTGTCGTCTTCTGATTGATTGTTTGAGCCGAATTTAATTATAGGCATTAATGGGAAAAATATTTCTTTTTCAAAAAGCATAAAGGTTGATATTTCTTTATAATCAGTGATTGCTAATACTGTTGGTTGAATAAACATTCCCTTTTTATCAAGCTCACCTTTGTAATTTAATAAATTTCCGCCGATTAGCACCTTTGCCCCTTTTTGTTGAGCATCTTCTAAGTATTTAAAGTAATCTTTGACTTTGCCAACAGGGCTTAACCAGGTGTCTTTGTTTGAAGGTAATCCAGGTTTAACTTTTTGGATATTTAATAAGATTTTTTCAACAAATTCATCATAGATATTTTCATGAACAAAAAATAACTTTGGAACCATGCATATTTGGGTAGACCCTAAAAAACATTCTAAGGCTGAGTCAATAAGTTCGTTAGTAATTTTTGCATCAGGGAAGACTGTAAAAATGTCGTTTCCTGACAATTCTAAAATTGGTTTTTTGTTTGCTTCATAAATTTTTTTCCCTAATTCTATGCACCTGCTGCTTTCTCCAAAATTGAAAATAGTGCTAATTTTGTCTGAGGCAAGTGCTTTGTTCAGAATGATGCTGGAATTGCCTTGAATAATATTAATAATGGAAGGAGAGAATCCTGCTTTTATTATTGCCGGCACAACAATATTTCTCCATAAGAAGACCGTTGATATTGGTAGTTTTTGAGGTGGTTTAATTACTAAGGTGTTTCCTGTAATTAATGCAGAAATTGCTAAAAAAGAATTACTTGCCGGTGCGTTTCTTGGTGGAATCACCAGGATTACCCCATCAGGTTTTCTGTAAAAGATGATTTTCTCTTTGTTAATAGTTACTTCTTTTTTAAGTAACTCAATATAAAATTGAATGTTTTCATTGGAAACACCGCTGATCATGTTTTCGTATTCCCAAACAGCTAATTTATATGGATGACCTTCTTTGATTATTAAGGAAATGAATTCATCTTTATTATTAATGAGTTCTTTTTTTACATTTTTTAGTATTAGTGCTCTTTGTTCAACACTATAATTTTTGAATTCTTCATAAGAGCTCCGTGCCGAGTCAAAAGCAGCATAAATATGGGTTTCTTCTGCTAGATAGTATTTTCCGATAATTGCGTCTGCAATTGCGGATTCTTTTATTAATTTTTTTTTAAGTAAACTTACTGATTTAATCGTTTGCAGTGGGTTTTTAATTAAGGTATCAGCATCAATAGAATAGTCCACAATATTTGTTTTAATATCTTTTCCATTAATAAAAAGAAGGTATTCGTTAATTGACGTTTTAGTGTCTTTTTTTTCTATTATTTGGATGTCTGGGTTTGTAATAATTACTTGGATAGGTTTATTAGAAGTAGATTCTTGTGTAATTGAAACTTTATTTTTCATGCAACCCCCTAGTTTGACGACCACCCTAATTTTGATTATATCATAAACCATGAATTCTTTCATATGCTACTAAAGAAGATTAGAAGTATTGGAATAATTCGTAAAAAAGAATAAAATAAAAATAATATGTTAAATTTGTTCAACAAACATAAATTTGGTTTTGTAATTTTTTCAATTATTTTTTCTCCTGTAATTTTATTTTTGCTAACACTCTACGGTTTGCTTATCGGTTTTACTGGTGGGCTAGTCTGGGGATACGAAAAATTAAAGAAAGTGTTTGTTGTGGTACTAGAGCAAAATAAGTTTAAATTTGTGCTAACAAAGTTTGTTTTTAAATTTTTTTATTTCTATGTTTCTTGTCTGATTTGTCTGTTAGCGGCTATTGTTGGGCTTTTCATAGGTCCCTTCAGGGCATATTCCAGATTTAGAATTTTTTGGTTAGATGTTTGGTGCGGGACTTTGGAGGCTAAACAAACAGTTAGATCACTTATTTTAGTTGTGGATGATGAAGTGGAGATAGCAAAAAACATTGCTGAAAGAATTGAGCAAACTGGAAAATATTTAACTCAAATGGCTCATAATGGGAAGCAAGCTTTAAGGGTTCTGAAGAATAATGAACGCTTTCTTGGTATTGCAGAAAACAAAGTGAAATGTATTATTTTGGACATTAAAATGCCAGAGATGGATGGGTTACAGTTTTTGAAAAAACTTAGGAAACAAGAAGGCTCGTCAATGTTTAAGGATAGTGGTGCTTTTCATCAAATTCCAGTAATAATACTTTCTGCTTATGAAGATATAGGAAAGATTTCTGCTGCAACAGATCCAGTTACCGGTAAAGTTGTTAGGTATATAGTTAAGCCGGAAAAACCTGAGCATTATGAGGAGTTGTTATTGGCCATAGAAAGAGTCTTTGCTGGTAAAGACCAAGAGATGATAACAAACGCCTATCTTAGTGGTAATTACCGCATAAATGAATTGAGAAATACTTGCTGACTCTTTTGAAAGGCTATTTTTAGTCACTCCCTCCGACTTTCTTCATTCGCCTCTCCCACGGAATTCATAAATATTTTCAAATAAAGATTAGAAATATCTGCGTAATTTATTTTTATAAAATAATAGTTGACGTTATGGTTTTTATTTGATATTCTATTTACCAAGGGAGTGAAAGGGAGGGGGATATAAAACAAAAGGTAGGTGGTTAATGTGGGCGAGCCAGTAAGATTAAATGGATCAGCATGTTTACAGTTTAAGGATGGTACGCATCAGCCATTATTGAAAATGAAAGAGTTTACCAAACTCACGTATCCTGTCGAAGGAGAGTTACCTGACGGCACTAAGGAAATTCATCAAAATTTTGCTAACATTGCTATTAACGGTGTTTCCAATCATGATTATCAGTTACAGATAAGTCAAGACCTGCATGCATGGCAGGACTATGGTCAATTGTTAACCGTGGATGATGTTGACGGACAAATTACCAACATCGCGGGAATAGATGTAGAAGAAATAGTTATTTCTAAGCCAATTAACAATGATAAAGAGTTTTATAGGGTAATATCCATTAGCAAGAATAAGTATCAAGAGATGTTAGAGCAATATGGGCTTACTGGTCACTTTACTAGCTATGAACTTGCTAAGATGGGTTTAACTTCAAACTTGTATGCGTTAAAGTCTATGTTTGCTTCCAAATATTTAGGGCTCAAAGGAATTCCTGTTACAGAGAGGGTAGTTGTTTCTTATGATAAAAGTCCCGAAAACATGAGTTGGGAAGAGTTGCAGAGTTGGCTTACTTATGTTGGTATTGATGCTTCATGCATAAGCAGTGGATCGTTTAGAACAACTAGTTATATAAATTTGAGTATCGCCTTGCTTAAGCTTTTTGAGGGCAGAATGAAACCAATAGGAAATACTGGCGTTCCTCTTGAATGGATTAATAGTTATGACAGATGGTCTCTGGATAATTTAATTTATTTATATATTCAGAAAGGTATTGATCGTGGCTGTATAACTCCTTGGAGAAATGTTAGTTCCGCCTATGCCTTGAGTTTGTTTGAAAATAGTATTGCGCCGACTCCAGACAAGTATAATGGTTCTGCAGATTTGAGCAGTTATTTCTCGATTATGGATGTTTTAGCTTCTACTTCTAGCCTGGCTAGTAAATTGAATAGTATGGGCATTACTGGGTACGAAGAATACGCTACTCAGTATCCTGAACAAGCAACAATGGAATATGCTCAGTGTTTAGTTGCTAATCAGGGCATGATTCTGGATATAGATATGACTTTTGCGGATTTGGTTGCTAGGTTTCCGGTTCAGGAGGATTTATTGACAGAAATTTCTTGGTTTAAGGGAGTAATCAAAAGACTTAGTAGTTATGGGTTGCACTTAGATAAAAGTATTTTGGTCTATAGTAACGACAACAAGTTAGTAATGTTAGAGATTTTGAAATATTTAGATGGCGCTAGAAATTCAACTTTTTTAGAAATTTTTAATGTAAATTCTCTGGATAGTGTTTTAAATAACTATGATATGGAATCAATTGGTTTACATTTAAAGAACTTTGATTTTGAGAAAAGATTGACCTTGCTAAAGGTAAAATTAGACAAGTCGAGGTCAGACTATAGCGATGTTGAGCAAGACACATTATTTAATTTATTAAATCTTCTAGAAGGTTTGACTTATTCTGCAGAAATAAGCTTTGATAAAATTCTCGCTTTTATGGATCAAGGCAAGTCATTAGAAATAGCTGCAAGTATTTTTACTGAGAATCAAAATATTATAAAAGTAAACCAATCCTCTCCAGGGTTTGTCCCAGAAAAGAAAACATACTCCAATGCTGAGGATGTTGTAATTAATTCTGTTGTCAAAATGATAGACGAGGGAATTGATTTTTCTACTTTTGACTATCAACAGTTGTTGAGTCTAGTTAACGAGAATTTGCTTCAATCACCAGAACAGTTAATTGAATATTTAGAATTTATCTCAACTGTTCAGGCCAATATAGCTATTTCCAAAGAAAACAACTCTGAAAAGCTAAAGATAGATTTATCTTTAGTTGATGGTTCAGAACAAATAGATTATGTAACAGCTAATATTTTAGACGCAAGTGGAAAACTAATTACAAAAATATATTCTGGCGAGCCAACTCAAAATTTATCAGTTTTGTGGGATAGAAGGGATAATTTAGGGAAAGTTGTTAATGGGAAAATTACTGTTGAGTTAGTTTGTGAAAAGTATGTCTCTGGTTTAACTGATCTTAAAAAAGAGATAATGACTTCTGCTAATTATAATCTTTCTCAATTGGATTTTATTTATGATAGTCAAGTTGTCGCGGTTGGTGTAGAAGAAGAGACTACAGCAATAACTTATGTTACTGGATACGCTGATAATGGTTTGTCTGATAAAAGTTATGGAGCAGATACAACCAAGTATTTTGAGCTAAAGTGTCCGCAGAGAATTTTTGTTCATTATGCGGATAGTGCTGGGGACTCAGCTTATTATGCTAATTTAACTAGATTAAATAGTAATAATCAGTGGGAAGGTGTTCAGACATTCAGATCATCAGGGGATTATTATTTAAATTTAATGCCAGGAACGTATAGTGTGCACATTAATAATCCATGTTGGTTTGGCGATAAATATGTTTTATATAACATTAACTACAAGACTCCTCAGTTCAAGCAAGCTGTATTTGATAAATATGGAGAAAAAATTTCAGAGAATGTTATTGCGTCTTCTTTTAATGGATCTTGGCAAACAAGTGTTATCATTGATAATGAAGAATTTTCACCTCTATATATTGGCGCTGGCTATGTAGAAATTCTTCGCAAAAACTTACATACGGCTGAGTTATATAAACTGAAGGTGGAGTTTCAAGTTAATGCGGACAAAGTTTTTGTTATCAAACAGCAGGATGGCAATTTATTGCTGACCTGGTATGACAAAAGCACGAATAAAATACTATCTGAAGTAATAGATTTAAGTCAGACAGAACATGATTGGAAACAGTTAGACTGGCAAGATCGAGCTTTTGCGAAAACTGAAATTTTTGAACATGGACTTGTTTCGGAAAACATTCAACCTAACGATAAGGCGACTGAGGTTCTTCAAGTATATGTTGAACAAATCTCTAAGGTTATTAACGCAATAACTCCAACAGTAACACATGACATTACATTAGAAGAGCTAATTGCTTTATGTCGTTATAGAAAGGTTGTTGAACAAAATTATCCTAACGCTGACGAGGCAGACCAACATTTAAGAAATATAGCTAGTGCTGATATCATTCCAAACCTAGAAGCAGAGTTAGCAAATCAAGCCGAATTAGCTGTAAATTGGTTGCAAAACAGCGGATATGAGGTAGCCGACAGAGAGGCTTGGTTACTTAATTCCTATGCGTCTATTGCTATTTATAATGCAGTCAAAAACATCAGTTTTCTGGCTAATGATATGAGGATAGACATTAATGCTTTATTTGCTAGTTATGATGAAGGAGTTAGTAACAATGGTTATAATGTAAGCGTTCTTACAGATTTTCTAAGATTGAATAATCTTTATAAAGGAAACAATCTTTTTAGAGATACTTTCTCTGGGGACGTGGACGAGCAAGAAAAATACGTCGCTCCAAGATACGAGGACATCTTGAAATCACTAGAGCTAAGAAAGTCTTTAGAAAATATCTTTATCCCAATTCAGAACATTGCAGAAACTGAAGCCGAGGTAAATGTCCTACTCAACAATCTTTATTATCAAAAGATGGTTGCATTTCATCGATTTGTTATGGATCTTAACACCTACTCTTCTTCTTTGCGTTTAACAGAATATGTGACAGCCAATGGTAAATTAAGTTACGCTGACTATTATTCTAAGTTAATCAGTGGGCAAAACCCAGGTCTTGTCAGTTATTTAGCGACAAAACATTATTTTGATACTCAGGTTATTCCAGGTCAGCCCAATATTTTTATAGATACAGTCGGTTCTTACAAGTTGCTATACTCCGGACAGGCCATTTTCGTACAAGAACCAGGCGAAATATACTATCGTATGTCCAAGATAGTCATGCCTAGTCATTTTTCAGTAATTCAGAAAGTCTCATCAAACGAGGGAGGCTTTTTTATTAAAGCTTCTGGCTTATTTGATTCATCTCCTCAATTACCAGCAGAGCTTCAAAGAGAATTATGGTTCTATTTGATTAGAGAAGGGTATTTAACATCAGAAGGAGTTATTACCCAGCGATTTATTGATATGCAAGCTTTAGCCAACGCAAGCGCAGATAAAGATGCTTATATTGGTGAGCATTTTGTGTTGCCTGTCAATCTAGC
The Candidatus Margulisiibacteriota bacterium DNA segment above includes these coding regions:
- a CDS encoding aldehyde dehydrogenase family protein, translated to MKNKVSITQESTSNKPIQVIITNPDIQIIEKKDTKTSINEYLLFINGKDIKTNIVDYSIDADTLIKNPLQTIKSVSLLKKKLIKESAIADAIIGKYYLAEETHIYAAFDSARSSYEEFKNYSVEQRALILKNVKKELINNKDEFISLIIKEGHPYKLAVWEYENMISGVSNENIQFYIELLKKEVTINKEKIIFYRKPDGVILVIPPRNAPASNSFLAISALITGNTLVIKPPQKLPISTVFLWRNIVVPAIIKAGFSPSIINIIQGNSSIILNKALASDKISTIFNFGESSRCIELGKKIYEANKKPILELSGNDIFTVFPDAKITNELIDSALECFLGSTQICMVPKLFFVHENIYDEFVEKILLNIQKVKPGLPSNKDTWLSPVGKVKDYFKYLEDAQQKGAKVLIGGNLLNYKGELDKKGMFIQPTVLAITDYKEISTFMLFEKEIFFPLMPIIKFGSNNQSEDDTNFMIDTINAHKYGLRTSFWTNNKKIISKLVQNIVNSGTIRINSRHIGISPYLSSHGGTSLSGGAYGEMNYMCLRASHMQGISITE
- a CDS encoding response regulator, with product MLNLFNKHKFGFVIFSIIFSPVILFLLTLYGLLIGFTGGLVWGYEKLKKVFVVVLEQNKFKFVLTKFVFKFFYFYVSCLICLLAAIVGLFIGPFRAYSRFRIFWLDVWCGTLEAKQTVRSLILVVDDEVEIAKNIAERIEQTGKYLTQMAHNGKQALRVLKNNERFLGIAENKVKCIILDIKMPEMDGLQFLKKLRKQEGSSMFKDSGAFHQIPVIILSAYEDIGKISAATDPVTGKVVRYIVKPEKPEHYEELLLAIERVFAGKDQEMITNAYLSGNYRINELRNTC